The genomic interval CGCTGAGTTCGCGTTCGTCCGCCTGCGCTCGACGTCGGTCGACACCCTCGTCTCGGAGGGGCGGCGCTCCGCACCGCTCGTGAAGGAGGCGACGGACAACCTCAACGACTACCTCGCGGTCTGTCAGCTCGGCATCACCATCGCGTCGCTCGGGCTCGGGTGGGTCGGCGAACCCGCCATCGCGGCCGTCCTCGAACCGGCGCTGTCGGCGTACCTCCCTGAGTCCGGCATCCACACGGTGTCGGTGGCTATCGGCTTCGGCGTCATCACGTTCCTCCACGTCGTCTACGGCGAACTCGCTCCGAAGACGCTCGCTATCCAGGAGGCCGAACGCATCGCCCTGCTCGTCGCGCCGCTGATGAAGGTGTTCTACTACCTCTTCCTGCCCGCGATGGTCGTCTTCAACGGGACCGCGAACCTCTCGACGCGACTCGTCGGCGTCGAACCCGCCGCCGAGACCGACGAGTCACACACCGAAGAGGAGATTCTCGCCATCCTCACCGAGTCCGGGGCCGCCGGGGAGGTCGACACCGAGGAGGTGCTGATGATCCGCGGCGTGTTCGACCTCGACGACACGCCGGTCCGCGAGATAATGCGCCCCCGGCCCGACGTGATGAGCGTCCCGGCGGACACGCCGCTCCCCGAACTCCGGTCGCGGGTCGTCGACGCCGACTTCACCCGCTTCCCGGTCGTCGAGGAGGACGGCGAGCAGGTGGTCGGCTTCATCGACGTGAAGGACATCCTGCGCATCGGCGAGTCGTTCGGCGGCGACGACGAGACCGTCACCGCCCGCGACCTCGCCCGCGAGATACTCGTCGTCCCCGAGACGCTCTACGTGGACGAACTGCTCGAAGAGTTCCAGACCGAACAGCGTCAGATGGCCGCCATCATCGACGAGTGGGGGACGTTCGAGGGTCTCGTCACCGTCGAGGACGTGGTCGAGGAGATCGTCGGCGACATCCGCGACCAGTTCGACGTCCGCTCGCCCGAACCGGCCATCGAGCGACTCGACGACGGCGGCTACGCCATCGACGGCGGCGTCACGCTCACCGAGGTCAACGAGACGCTCGACGTCGCGTTCGAGAGCGACGCGTTCGAGACCGTCGGCGGCCTCGTCCTCGACCGACTCGGCCGTGCCCCCGACCCCGACGACAGCGTCGAGATCGACGGCTACCGGATTCGCGTCACCGAGGTCGACGGCGCACGCATCGTGAAGGTCGTCGTCCACCCCGTCTGACGCCTCGGCTCTGTCTGTCACGCGTCGCTCGTAGACCGTGTCCAGTGGTATCGAAGCCGAGTTTCCGAGCGCCTGGTGGCGAGCGATAGCGTCGTCTGGGCTACACTATCATAATCGTTAGGGACAAACATTGATTCACGGTGGGCGCGGTTTTGTGCTTACGGTTGTGACCCTGTTGGAACAACCGATATCGGAGCGGACGACAGCGACAGCTATGGACGACCTATCTAGCCCAGTGACACGGAGAAGCGTGGTGAAGGGTATCGGTGGCCTCGCGGCGCTATCGATGTCCAACGCCACGTTTGCAGAGGCACAGACCGCGATGAACGCACCGCTCGAGAGCGACCCCCACACGGCGGACACCTACCGGGCCATCGTCGACGCCATCGTCCCTCGGACGCCCGAACTGGAGGACGAACTCGGTCCGGAGCACGTCCCCGGCGGTGTCGACGTCGGCTTGGAGAAGTTCCTCATCTGGGACTTCGACCACTTCCAGGAGATTCGCGCGGAGATGGTGACCGAGAAAGACGACCTCGCGGCCGCGAAGATGCCTCGCTCGATGTTCGAGGTGACGCTCGACACCGGGGGTCTCGGTTCGACGCTCGACGCCGTCACCGACCTCGCGGACCTCAGCCTGCTCGACCTGGTCGACCTCGGACTCGACACGGACGCGCTGGAGGAGGTGCTCACGTTCGGTCCGGTCGAGCGCTACGAGGTCGGCTTCGACTCGCTCGGCGACTCGGGACCGGCCGAGTTCGACCTCGTCGTCGAGACGGCGACCGAGACGACCCACCGCGTGCTCCAGAACTACCCGTACGCGGCGGCGTTCACGCTCGTCTTCGACGTCGTGGCCGCGGAGTTCGTCGTCCGGGGGAACAACGAGGACCCCGTCTCGGCGAACGAGCAGTTCCCCGGCGGCGGCACGTTCACCAGACTCTCCCGCGAGGACCGCCTGCGCTGTCTCTGGTCCATCGTCGACGGCGGGCTCATCGACGACCTCGACGAACTGCTCTCGCCGTTCGTCCCGGACCTCGGCATCCTGAAGTACGTCGTCATGGCCGTCAACGGTCTCCACGGCTTCGGCTACTACACCGAGTGGAGCGGCTACGGGTCGACGAAGACCGACACGCCGAACGAACGCGACCTCCAGACCGGCGCTGGCGAGGTCCAGAGCCGCCAGCAGAGCGGCTACCCCGGCCCGGCGGACGGCTACGCCGCCAACTGGCGACACGCGGTCCCCGGCGGGTTCGCCGACCCGTCGGCCGACGAACTGGACCTCCCCGACGACCTGACCGGCGACGACGTCATCGACGGCCTCGGAGGTGGTCGCTGATGCGGGACCCGGACGTCGTCGTCGTCGGCGCCGGTGCGGACGGTCCGGCCGCCGCCTCGCGCCTCGCCCGCGAGCACGGACTGGACGTGCTCGTCCTCGAAGGCGGGCCGTGGCACGGCAACCAGGAGTGGCCCGAACCGCACGCCGACGCGGGCGGCACCGTCAGCACGGACCCCGACGACCTCGACGGGTCGCTACTCGACGAGCAGTTCACCCACCGCGAGGCCGACGCGAACGACCCGACGTGGGGCTACCTCCGCGTCGGGCCGGCCGACCACTCGCGCGCGCCGTGGTTCCGCAACCTCCACCAGAACGCGTTCATCTGGCAGGTCGGGGCCGTCGGCGGCACCACGTTGCACTACTTCTCCAACCACCCACGGGCGTACCCGTACGCCATCGACGAGCAGCCACACTGGCCCATCTCCTACGAGGACCTCGTCCCGTACTTCCAGCTCAACGAGGAGGTGACGTCGACCCAGCAGGCCCCGATGACCGCCAAGGAGGAGGTGTTCATCGAGGGAGCGACGAACGCGGGCTACGACCGCATCGACACGAAGAACGTCGTCTCGACCGGCTGGCGGCCGCAGGCGAACGCCGTCTCGGTTCCTGGGGAGGAGACGTCGACCGGCGAACCGCTCGACGCCGACTACGACGGGTCGTTCAGCTACGACGACGGGTTCCGCGGCGACACGCTCGTCGGTGACCACTTCCAGGGCTCCTCGACGCCCGTCGACGCGCCCGTCCGCGAGAAGGCGCGCAAGTCGAGCAACATCTCCTGGGTGCCGCGGGCGCTCGACACCAACACCGAGTCCGACTCGGGGAACGTCGCAATCCGTCCGAACGCCTTCGTCACGGACATCACGACCGAGGAGGGCGCGGGCACGCTGGAGGCGACGGGCGTCACGTTCCGCGACTCGTGGTCCGGGCAGTCCCAGACCGTCTCCGCGGACACCGTCGTCCTCGCCGGCGGGTGCATCGAGACGCCGCGACTCTGGCTCAACGCCGGCCTCCCCGACGACGGCTGGGTGGGCAAGGGGCTGACGACCCACTGGTTCGACTGGGTCGTCGGCGTCTACGACGACGAGACGGTGGCGAACATCAACCCCGAGGTCGAGCACATGGACCCGTACGTCGGGCAGAACTCGGCCGTCCGCTTCGACAAACCCGGCGTCGGCGGGATGGAGGACATCGGGATGTCGCCCGGACTCGTCTCCTACGCGGACTACCTGTTCACCGAGGCGGGCTACAGCTTCGACACGCCCGTCGACCCCGACGAACCGTGGGACACCCGCGGCTACGTCGTCGGGAAGGAGCTGAAACGCCGGATGTCGAACTACCGGCAGACGAAGGCGCTGCTCATCCTCACCGACGACCTGCCCCGGCAGGACAACGGCGTCTCGCTCGACAACACCTTCAGCGACGAGCACGGTCCCGTGCCGAAGGTGAAGTGGGAGGCCCACCCCGACGACGACGCGAAGCGTGACGAACTCGCCCGCATCGCCGCCCGCATCCACCGCGAGGCCGGGGCGGCGCACGTCCACCGCTGCGAGTGGCCGCCGCTCCTGTTGCACATGCAGTCGTCGATGCGGATGGGGAAGGTGCTCGACGCGAGCGCCGAGGCGAAGAACGTCTCGCGCCTGTTCGTCGCCGACCACTCCGCGCTGGCGAACGGCCTCGGCGGCCCGAACCCGACGAACACCGGGCAGGCGCTCGCGCTCCGGACCGCCGACGAGATCGCGGCCCGCTACTTCTGAGCGGTAGGGAATCGGGGAGTCCGTCAGGCCCCCGAGAGGGCCGCGGTCGACGGCTCCTCCACTAGAGTCGCTGGCCGGCGTAGCCACCCAGCGCACCCAGGCCGACCACGACCAGCACACCGAACAGGGTGCTCCCGAGGACGATGCTCGCGAGCACCAGTGCCCCGCCGAGTTCGAGTGCCCCGGTCGTCCCGACGACGATACCGACCGTGACGAACGCGAGGACGGACACGAACGGCAGACTCGCCAGCAGGCCCGAGAGCCCGCCCGCGGTCAGGCCGCCGGACTGCTCCCCGCCCGCGAGGTAGCCCGACACCGCCCCACCGAGGACCGGGGAGAACGGGACGAATCCGAACACGACGGTCGCCAGGGCACCGACGACGGCGTTCGTCCCGACGCTTCGGGTCGCGACGACGGTGTCCGCGAGCCGTCGCTCTTCGCGCCGCCTGTAGACGACGTAGCCGACGGCCGCGACGACGAGCGCGAGGCCCGTGACGAGGAGGCCGACGCCGGTCCACCAGAGGACGGCGTACGTGGCGTCGACGAGTTGCGGCCCGCTCAGTACGTCGGACCGTATCGCACCCTCCGCGACGAGGGTGGCGATACGGTCGACGTCCGCGAGCAGCAGCAGCGCACTCCCGCCGAGACCGGACACGAGGCCCGAGAGGCCGACGACGGCGGCGACCAGCCAGTCGACGTACCTCGGGAGCCGGGGCTGACGGCCAGCAGTGGCGCTGCTCCGACCGACCGATTCAGTGGTTGTCTGTGAGGTTCCCATAGCGACTAGTCGTAGGATGCCTGCGAGCATCCCGTCGACGACGGTTCTCACCGGGCGGGAATCGGTTCCGGACGAACACTCGCTGGTCGGGTTCAGCTCATCACCCGTGACGGCTATCTCACGCCCGGTCGCGGCAGATTCGCGGTGGGGTATATAAACCACCCCGGATATCGGTGGTGTAGCTTGGTCGTCGTCGCGCCACCACGATAGTGTATGAGCCAGTCGATGATGGCCCCCGTCGCCGCCCGCCCCTGCGAACAGTCCGACGTGTCGCTCGACACCGAAAGCGTCCTCGACGCGCTCGACGACGCGAACGCCCGATGCATCCTCCAGGCGACGAGCGACGAGGCGCTCTCGGCGACCGAACTCTCCGAGGAGTGCGACATCCCGCTCTCGACCACGTACCGGAAGGTCGAGACGCTCGCCGAGGTCGGTCTGCTCGACGAGCGCATCCGGATCCGCCGGTCGGGGAAACACACCAGCGAGTACCGCTGTCAGGTCGACAACCTCGTCGTCTCGGTGAGCGCGTCCGAGGGCGTCGACGTGCGCGTCGCGCGACAAGAAGAGCGCGTCGCGGTGGCCGCAGTCGGGGGGCGCTGACGCGATGGCCGCCTCGATTTCGGGAGCCAAACCCTCAAGACGAGCGTGAGCGAAGCAGTCGGTATGGACGAGTACGTGTTCACCTGCCCGGAGTGTGGACAACGCATCGAACTGAACGGTCCGATGCGCGACGCGACGCTGACCAACGGCTGTCCGGTCTGTGGCGCGACGGTGGACGCGGACCACTTCGCCTGCGGCTGACTCTCGGCCCGGTCTCGCTACACGGTCCACGAAGAGACGCCCCGCTCCGGGGCCGCACCGCTCACTCGTCCGCGTCCCGGTCTATCTCCGTTCTCCGTCCGCTCAGTTCCTCTGGCTCGAGGGTGTACAGCTGGATGTCGAGGTCGCGCTTCGAGCGCCCCCAAATCTCGAACAGCGGTCGTTTCGCCTCGCCGTACTGCTCGATGTGCTCGACCGTCAGCTCCTCCACGGCGACGTCCTCCAGGGCACCGACGGCGACGACGCTCCGGTAGGTGTCGCCACCGTCGGCCTCCTCGTAGACGACGAGGCGCGAGCGTGGCGAGGAGCCCAGGAACTGCCGCTTCTCGCTCTCGGGCGTCGACACCAGCCGCATGTAGAACGCTCGTTCGGCGGCGTCGTAGCCGTAGGAGATCGGAATCGCGTACGGCGTGCCGTCGTCGGCGAGCGAGAGCACGCCGGTCTCGTGACGGCCGAGGAACGCGTCGATCTCCGACTCCGTCATCTCGGTCTCCTGTGCGAGCGTCATTCCTACTCGACCGATGAGACGGTCCGCATAAACCGTTTCTCCTCCGCCGGTTCCCCGTTCCCCGACGCCGACCGTCCCGCCACGGTCCGCTACGGCCCGCTACGAGTCGGTCTCCAGCACGTCGTCGAGGAGCTTCCGCTGTGCGGTGACGAGGTGTTCGGTGAACGTCGACTGGGAGATGCCGAGTTCGTCGGCGAGTTCGGTCGCGTTCGCCCGTTTCGGGCGTTCGAAGTAGCCCCGCTCGTAGGCCGTCCGCAGCACCTCGTGCTGGCGGTCCGTCAGCTTCCCCCGGTTGACGAACAACCGTTCCTCGCGGGTCCCCTCCAGCGGTGGCTGGAGGAGCCGCTGCACGTCGACGCCGGTGAAGCGCTCCCGGAACTCGCCCATCACGGTCTGGAGCTGCTGGAAGTCCTCGGCGTGGAACACGAGCGTCAGGTCGCCGTCCTCGGCGACGTAGCGGTGGACGGGGCAGCCGAACTGCCCGAGACACTCGCAGGGGCAGTCGACGTCCCCGTCGTGGGTCGTGCGATAGAGCGTCGCGGTTCCGTAGGAGAAGACGGGGTCGGCGAGGTCGGTCAGTTCCTCGTTCTCGTCTGCTCCGACGCCGTCCGGGTCGGACTCCCCCGCGTCGTCGCCGTCCGGTACCATGAACTCGGTGACGCTCCCTGTGTCGCCGAGCGAGACGCTCGTGGCGGTCTGGTCGACGACCCTCCCGGTGACCGCGGAGACCCGCGCGATGGGACAGCCCTCGGGAGCGGCGAACCGCACCGTCGCACGAATCCCTGGTGCCATCGTCTCGGCGGGAGTTCGGACGGGGGCGTATTGATGGTGTGGGTCGCGACGGGATGGCGGGTCGCGACGGGCTGACTCGCCGGGATGTGAGCGAGGGAACGAGCGGTCGCGAGACCCCTGTTCCCGACGAACGAGAATGATGCCCGGAGTGTATCTCTCGTCGCCAACGCCGCCGGCGCACAGCTCGCCGCTGACCGTCTCACCGAGATGGCCATCCTCGTCGCCGTCGCCGTCGTCCTCTCGGCGGCCGACTACGTGTGGCGGTCGGCGCTGCTCCGGCGGCTACTCCCCTGACGCTACTCTCTCGCCCGTTCTGTTCCGGACCGTCGTCGGCCGCCAGACGCAGTCCTCGGTTCGCGGTGGTCATCGGCGGAACTCCCATCGGCTGAGAACGACCCGCCGTCACTTATCCGCTGACGTCGTACCGACTGGTATGAACACCGAGGCACGGTTCCAGTTCGTCTGTCCCGACTGTGAGGTGACGGTCGCGGTCGACACCGCGAAGCGAACGGCCCTGCTCGCGGTCGGTTGCGTCCGCTGTGGCGCACCGGTCGACGACGGCGCGTTCGCCACTGCCTGAGCAGGGTCGGAACCCTCCACGTTCCGCCTGTGCCGCCTCAATGACCCTGTTCTGGTCGCCTCTCTACGTCACCGTCGTTCTCACGCGCCGGGAGTCGGCCGGCCGCTTGATGATTCTATATAGCGTACACTGGTGTATGAGCGCCCACGCCGGTCACGGACTCGACGCACGACAGCCCACCGCAACCGGCGGGGAACGGCGGTTTCCGGCGTACGGTCCCGTCGACGCCGTCCTCGGCTACGTGCTGTTCTACGTCGTCGTGACCCGGGCGACGCCGACCGCGACTGCGGTCCTCGCGGACGTCCTCGACGTCTCGCGCTCGCTCGTCGGTCTGGGACTGGCGCTGTTCCTCTGGTTCGTCCTCCTGATGACGGCCATCGAGCAGGTGCGACGGCAACTCGGAGCGCTCGGCGTCGGGGTGTACTCGAACCCTGGCCGCTGGAAGTGGGCGCTCCCCGCCGAACCACGGGCGCTGGTGTTCCTGGTGGTGGCGCTCCTCGGGGGCGTCGTCGCGGCGTGGACGTTCGAGAGCGCCGTCGAGACGGCCGTCGCGCTGATACCCGTCGTCGCACGTCCCGACGTCGCTGCGTTCGACGTCGACGCGGCACTCGTGATGGCCGTGTTCTTCGTGGCGTTCGGCCTCGCTTCCGCCGCGCTCGACCGACTGGTCGTCGACGGCGCCAGGACGATGCTGGCGGAGTAGTCCCCGAACGAACAGCCACGCTTTTCGTCGTGGGGGACGCGCGTCGTGGTATGTCGATGCGTGGCTCTCGAGGCGGCGACGGTGACGCTCCGCGACTCCCGCCGGCGGTGCCCGTCGACGTCCCGCACCTGTCCCGACTGAGCTGGGAACTGGGAACGCGGGTCGTCGAAGACGAGGAAGCCGTACTCCACAGCGAGTGGGAACGCGACGACGCCATCTGGGCGCTGTCGGTCGTCGAGGTGACGAGTGCGACGGTCGTCCTGCGCGTCAGGTCGCCGCTCGAGAAGGAGCAGTTCTACGGCGCCGCGCAGATGGACCTGGAGTCCGTCCTCCCCGAACTCGAGGAGGCGACCGACTGGCGACGGGTGACGTGACCTCGGCCGACAGTCCGGGTCGGCGGGTCCAGCGTCGACGGGTCGAAGCAATCGACGCGTCGGGTGCGTCTCGCCGCTCAGGCACTACGACCGACCAGCGACGCGTAGCGGTCGTTCCACGGAGCGCGTGAGCCACAGCTATCACGCCGCTACTCCAACGACCACACGTGAACCTGGCCGTCGAGGCGACGGCGACCGTCGACGCACCGGACGACGCGACCATCGACTGGGAGTACGACCGCGCGGTCGACGCGGTCGAGGACCTCGGCTGGGACCCCGACGGTGCGGTCCCCATCACCCTCGACGGCATCGGCGACGGGACGCTCGTCGTCGTCCCGCCGGGCGAGTACGCCTACGACGGCGCGAACTGGACGACCGGCAGCGCCGAGCGCGTCGGTCTCCGGGGACTCGGCGACACT from Halomarina salina carries:
- a CDS encoding hemolysin family protein, translating into MVDPVIVAARLGLALVLVVLNGFFVAAEFAFVRLRSTSVDTLVSEGRRSAPLVKEATDNLNDYLAVCQLGITIASLGLGWVGEPAIAAVLEPALSAYLPESGIHTVSVAIGFGVITFLHVVYGELAPKTLAIQEAERIALLVAPLMKVFYYLFLPAMVVFNGTANLSTRLVGVEPAAETDESHTEEEILAILTESGAAGEVDTEEVLMIRGVFDLDDTPVREIMRPRPDVMSVPADTPLPELRSRVVDADFTRFPVVEEDGEQVVGFIDVKDILRIGESFGGDDETVTARDLAREILVVPETLYVDELLEEFQTEQRQMAAIIDEWGTFEGLVTVEDVVEEIVGDIRDQFDVRSPEPAIERLDDGGYAIDGGVTLTEVNETLDVAFESDAFETVGGLVLDRLGRAPDPDDSVEIDGYRIRVTEVDGARIVKVVVHPV
- a CDS encoding GMC family oxidoreductase N-terminal domain-containing protein, whose protein sequence is MRDPDVVVVGAGADGPAAASRLAREHGLDVLVLEGGPWHGNQEWPEPHADAGGTVSTDPDDLDGSLLDEQFTHREADANDPTWGYLRVGPADHSRAPWFRNLHQNAFIWQVGAVGGTTLHYFSNHPRAYPYAIDEQPHWPISYEDLVPYFQLNEEVTSTQQAPMTAKEEVFIEGATNAGYDRIDTKNVVSTGWRPQANAVSVPGEETSTGEPLDADYDGSFSYDDGFRGDTLVGDHFQGSSTPVDAPVREKARKSSNISWVPRALDTNTESDSGNVAIRPNAFVTDITTEEGAGTLEATGVTFRDSWSGQSQTVSADTVVLAGGCIETPRLWLNAGLPDDGWVGKGLTTHWFDWVVGVYDDETVANINPEVEHMDPYVGQNSAVRFDKPGVGGMEDIGMSPGLVSYADYLFTEAGYSFDTPVDPDEPWDTRGYVVGKELKRRMSNYRQTKALLILTDDLPRQDNGVSLDNTFSDEHGPVPKVKWEAHPDDDAKRDELARIAARIHREAGAAHVHRCEWPPLLLHMQSSMRMGKVLDASAEAKNVSRLFVADHSALANGLGGPNPTNTGQALALRTADEIAARYF
- a CDS encoding DUF5518 domain-containing protein, which encodes MGTSQTTTESVGRSSATAGRQPRLPRYVDWLVAAVVGLSGLVSGLGGSALLLLADVDRIATLVAEGAIRSDVLSGPQLVDATYAVLWWTGVGLLVTGLALVVAAVGYVVYRRREERRLADTVVATRSVGTNAVVGALATVVFGFVPFSPVLGGAVSGYLAGGEQSGGLTAGGLSGLLASLPFVSVLAFVTVGIVVGTTGALELGGALVLASIVLGSTLFGVLVVVGLGALGGYAGQRL
- a CDS encoding winged helix-turn-helix domain-containing protein, yielding MSQSMMAPVAARPCEQSDVSLDTESVLDALDDANARCILQATSDEALSATELSEECDIPLSTTYRKVETLAEVGLLDERIRIRRSGKHTSEYRCQVDNLVVSVSASEGVDVRVARQEERVAVAAVGGR
- a CDS encoding DUF7560 family zinc ribbon protein; this encodes MDEYVFTCPECGQRIELNGPMRDATLTNGCPVCGATVDADHFACG
- a CDS encoding pyridoxamine 5'-phosphate oxidase family protein, with protein sequence MTLAQETEMTESEIDAFLGRHETGVLSLADDGTPYAIPISYGYDAAERAFYMRLVSTPESEKRQFLGSSPRSRLVVYEEADGGDTYRSVVAVGALEDVAVEELTVEHIEQYGEAKRPLFEIWGRSKRDLDIQLYTLEPEELSGRRTEIDRDADE
- a CDS encoding helix-turn-helix domain-containing protein yields the protein MAPGIRATVRFAAPEGCPIARVSAVTGRVVDQTATSVSLGDTGSVTEFMVPDGDDAGESDPDGVGADENEELTDLADPVFSYGTATLYRTTHDGDVDCPCECLGQFGCPVHRYVAEDGDLTLVFHAEDFQQLQTVMGEFRERFTGVDVQRLLQPPLEGTREERLFVNRGKLTDRQHEVLRTAYERGYFERPKRANATELADELGISQSTFTEHLVTAQRKLLDDVLETDS
- a CDS encoding DUF7560 family zinc ribbon protein, yielding MNTEARFQFVCPDCEVTVAVDTAKRTALLAVGCVRCGAPVDDGAFATA